GCAGCTCGACGTCCTCCAGCATCGTGCGCTGCACCAGGTGCGGCTCGTCGTGGACCACGAACACAGCCAGTGCCCCGACCTCGTCGAGCCGGTCGCGGCGCTGCACCACCTTCACGAGGTGGTTACGACAGATCAGTCAGCCGGCGTGGCGCAGGAACGACACCAGCACGGGACGGCCGCTCTGATCCTCCAGCCGGAAGTCCCCGCCTTCCATCCGTGGGAGGGTCAGGGGCGGGGCGGGATCACCGACCGCCGGTGCGTCGTTGCCCAAGTGGTCACCTCCGCGGAGCGCGGCGGCCAGGCTAGTGACGGTCTCCCGCCTCGGAGCCGGCGTTCGTCCGACCGAACCACCGCCGCAGCCGCGGTCGGAGGAGGTACAGGACGAGCGCGACCATGAGGACCAGCTCCACGATGCGCACGATGTCGCCGTAGTGGCGCGGATCCCAGTAGCTGACCGGGCTCTGGAAGCGGATGGTCGACTGGAAGGGGAAGAACAGCAGCGGGCCGTCGTCGTGGTGCACCGGGATGTCGAGCGCGACGTGGACCACCGCCCCCAGCAAGAACCACAGCATGCTGTGCGCCGCAGCGGGGCGCCGCCGCCGCAGCAGCAGCAGCCCAGCGAGCATGAGCAGCAGCATGGTCGGTGACTGCAGGAGGTTGTTGGCGGCGATCCAAGCCGGGTTCTCGAAGTAGAGGTTGCGGAAGATGTGCTGGAAGCTGCGGCCCAGCGACCAGCCGTGGCGCAGCGGGAACCACGCCATCGCACCGGCGGTCATGGCGATCAGCGGCAGGTCCGGTGCCGCCCCGCCCCATAGGAACGCCTTGGTCGCGATGGGATGCTCTCCGGTGGCGTTCCCGCCGTCGCGCTGCTCGCGCACCCGTCGGTCGATGGCGGCGTTCACCAGGACGTGCGTGACGGTGTTCACGTCGCCGGCACCCCCCGCCTCTTGGTGAACCAGGGTCCGTCTCGTCGCCCACAGGTTCCCTCGCCTCGATCGATGTTGTCACGCCACTTGCCGATACTCGGTGAGCGTGTTCGCGATGGAGGACAGGTGTGCGCATGGCGGTGTGTGAAGACTGTGACCAGGAGATGTTGACGGCGGCGAGCTGCACGGTCGATGTCCTGATCATCCGGAACGAACGCTTCGAGCGCGAGCGGGTTGGCAACCCCATCGGCGCGAACGGGCGCTGCGGGGACTGCGGCGTTCAACGGGACGGGTAAAGGTGGAGAGCCTGATCGCGGCGCTGGCGCTCGCCGGGTTGCACGCCGGGGCATCGGCGCTGCGGTTCCTCGACCAGGTGCCGCGCAGCCGCTGGCTGTCGGCAGCCGGCGGGATCGCGCTCGCCTACGTGTTCGTGCATCTCCTGCCCGAGCTCGCCGACATCCAAGCGGCGGTGAACGAGTCACGCCTCCTCGCCGGGCTCGATCGGCACACCTACCTGGTGGCGCTGGCCGGGATCGCGACGTTCTACGTGCTCGAACAGCTCGCGCGCCGCTCGCCAGGGCACCCCGACGAGGGAGCCACGAACTCGGCCGAGTCCTCGCCTGACCGTCCAGACCGGGCGGAGCGCCAGATCGGCTGGATCCACCTCGCGTCGTACGGCCTGTACAACGCGATCATCGGGTACGTCCTCGTCGAGCGAGGCCACGCCGAGGACGCCTCGCTGTGGCTCTTCGCCTTCGCGATGGGCGTCCACTTCATCGTCAACGATCACGGATTGCGCCAGCACCACGGGGCGCTGTACCACCGGGTCGGCCGGTGGCTCGTATCTGCCGCCGTACTCGGCGGCTGGGCGCTCGGACAGGTGACGAGCCTCGACGAAGCCGCAGTCGGGCTGCCCCTCGCGTTCATCGCGGGCGGAGTCATCCTGAACGTGCTCAAGGAAGAACTACCCGGGGAGCGCCAGAGCCGACTGTTGCCGTTCCTCGGCGCGGCCGTGGCCTACACCGCCGTCCTGCTCGCGATCTGACCGACCGCCAGATCCAAGCCGCTGCTGGCGACGCTCAGTGGCCGCTGCTGAACACCGCACGACGCATGGATCCCCCTGCTCGGCGCATGCGGTGGCATCCGTCCCATGCTCATCGGTCGAGATCACGGCGGCGTTGGAGGTACTCGTCGCGGCTGAGATCGCCGGTGGCGTAGCGCCGGTCCAGCTCCTCACGGGCCGAGGATCCCCGCGCGGAGACCGAGCCGCCGCCTCTCGCCTCGCGGATCATCCACACGCTCGCGGTCACGGCCAGCACGAGCAGCGCGAGGACGAGCACGGCGCCGAGCAGCATCACGGTCCCGCCCCCCGACATGCCGCCGTTCATCATCTCTCTCCCGCGCATCCCGCCGTCGCGGGGACCGAAGTTGCGGGGACCGACCGGGAGGGAGTCGAGGTAGGCGATCACCTCGGCGATGTCCTCGTCGGACAGTCGATCCTCGAAGGCCGGCATGGGCGGCTGCGTGGCCCGCCCCTTGCGGATGGTGACCTCGACCCCCTCCCGGGTGAGGCGTTCGACGGCTCCCCGCAGCGAGGGATGCATCCCCATCATCCCGGACGCGTCGCGGCCGTGGCACATCGCGCAGTTCGCCTCGAACACGTCTCGACCGGAGGTCTCGCTGTCCTGCCGGCTCGCGGAGGCGCTCGCTGGCTGCAGACCCACCGCGAGCACCATGACCACGAAGGGCGCGAGCATCGACCGTCGCACGCACAACGCTGCTGTCACATGGTGGCTCGTTCGCTGTGGTGGATCCACGACACGAACAGCGCCAAGCCGATCGCCATGTAGACCATCCCCGCTGGGACCCACATCAGCACCCCCGCGAGTTGCTGGTCGGCCAAGGGAACCAGCCCCCACGCGGCGGTCGTCGTGGTGTACGCCGCGTACCACGGCTCCGAGGCGAAGGTCAGCAGAAGCGACAGGAACACGCTCTGCATCGCCATGCCGAAGACGAGCAGCACCGCCGCGCCCTCCGGGACACGCCCCGACCGTCTGCCGCCCAGCACGACCCGCCAGAACAGGAGCGCGGTCACGAGGAACAGCAGGTGCTCGGTTCCGTGCAGCAGCTCGCTGCCGAGGGCGGCCTCGTAGGCGGTGGCGCTGTGCCAGATCCACAGCACCGCGACGTGCAGCAGCCACACCGTCGCCGGGTTCGTCGACGGTCGGATCGCACTCGTCGGCAGACGCAGCCGGCGGCGCAGCCGCCCGGGGACCCGACGGACCGCCACGGGGGCGCCCCCCAGTAGCGTGCTGGACGGGGCGCTGAAGGCCAGCAGGGGCGCCGCGACGAGGATGAGCAGCACGTGCTGGACCATGTGCGCTGAGGCCAGCGCCGCCGACATGGCCTCCAGCGGGGACAGCAGCGCGACGGCCAGGGCGCCGATCGCGGCCCAGAACGCCCACGTCCGCCAGCGCCGCCAGCGACCACCACCCCCGGCTCGACCGCCGCGGACGTACAGCGCGGCCAGCGCCAGCAGCCCGGCGACCAGCACCGGGTCGAGGTTCCACGCGCCCCAGACCTCGTTGGGCGCGACGGGTTGCCCGGCGTGCGCCAGCAGCGCCGGCGTCTGCTGGCCGACGTGCCCGAGCGTGCTCAGCACGGGCCGAGCACCAGCGCCGGCGCCCCGACGAACAGCACCGCGACGACCGAGAACGCGCTCAGCAGGAACCCGGCGAACGCCAGCGATCCCCGACGCCGGTCGTCGTCGAACTCCCCGGACAGCTCCGTGGCCGCGTCGGGCGCCGCCGCGAGCTGATCCTCGCTGGCGCGCCACTCCCGGTAGGCCCAGACGGTCGCGGCCACGCACAGGGCGACGGCGATCACCGTCGCCACCAGCGTGGTCAGCACCGGTACCGGCGGGTCGAAGATCCGCAGCCCCTCGCCACCGCCGGTGCAACCGGCCTCGGCCACCAGGTACACGACCATGAAGTGGGTGATCCACACGATCGGCCCGGTGATGAACACGGCCCAGGTCAGCCGCACCGCCCGGTCCGCCGACAGGTCGACCGGGACGGGGGTGCCGTGGGGCGGCGCCGTCCCGCCCTCCGCGTCCCGGCGGGCGTCCCGGGGCTCGTCGGACGGGCTCATGTCGCTCACGTGAGGTGCGGTCCGAGGTAGAGGGTCCCGTAGCCGGCCAGCCAGACGACGACCATCGCG
The Actinomycetota bacterium DNA segment above includes these coding regions:
- a CDS encoding cytochrome c oxidase assembly protein, translated to MLSTLGHVGQQTPALLAHAGQPVAPNEVWGAWNLDPVLVAGLLALAALYVRGGRAGGGGRWRRWRTWAFWAAIGALAVALLSPLEAMSAALASAHMVQHVLLILVAAPLLAFSAPSSTLLGGAPVAVRRVPGRLRRRLRLPTSAIRPSTNPATVWLLHVAVLWIWHSATAYEAALGSELLHGTEHLLFLVTALLFWRVVLGGRRSGRVPEGAAVLLVFGMAMQSVFLSLLLTFASEPWYAAYTTTTAAWGLVPLADQQLAGVLMWVPAGMVYMAIGLALFVSWIHHSERATM
- a CDS encoding c-type cytochrome codes for the protein MVLAVGLQPASASASRQDSETSGRDVFEANCAMCHGRDASGMMGMHPSLRGAVERLTREGVEVTIRKGRATQPPMPAFEDRLSDEDIAEVIAYLDSLPVGPRNFGPRDGGMRGREMMNGGMSGGGTVMLLGAVLVLALLVLAVTASVWMIREARGGGSVSARGSSAREELDRRYATGDLSRDEYLQRRRDLDR
- a CDS encoding peroxiredoxin family protein, whose translation is MGNDAPAVGDPAPPLTLPRMEGGDFRLEDQSGRPVLVSFLRHAG